One Spirochaetales bacterium DNA segment encodes these proteins:
- a CDS encoding glycine--tRNA ligase, with protein sequence MSDSVTMDKLISLCKRRGFIFQSSEIYGGLTSAWDYGPMGIELKNRIKRYWWREMTQLNDNIVGIDAAIMMHPRVWEASGHVENFTDPLVDCKNCKLRFRADMLEEEAMKNHRCPECGGELTDPRNFNLMFKTHLGPVEDAGSIVFLRPETAQGIYVNYKNVLQTSRLKIPFGIAQVGKAFRNEITTKNFIFRTCEFEQMEMQYFVHPKEDDRWFEYWMQKRFDYYLSMGIRKSKLRFHEHGPGELAHYAKKAFDIEYEFPFGFKEFEGIHNRTDYDLGRHMEYSGKDLTFLDDITRERYTPFIIETSAGLTRTVLVVLSDAYDEEEVEGETRTVLRFHPILAPVTIGVFPLVKKDGLAELAKDIETSLRDDFTTFYDQGGAIGRRYRRQDEIGTPYCITIDYQTKDDNTVTLRFRDSMEQVRVKVPEIAARVRNEIKIYRRGE encoded by the coding sequence ATGTCGGATAGTGTTACAATGGATAAACTGATTTCTCTTTGCAAAAGACGGGGATTCATCTTTCAGTCGAGCGAAATCTACGGGGGATTGACTTCCGCCTGGGATTACGGACCGATGGGTATCGAACTCAAGAACCGTATTAAAAGATACTGGTGGCGTGAGATGACCCAGTTGAATGACAATATCGTGGGTATTGACGCCGCGATCATGATGCACCCCCGCGTCTGGGAAGCCTCCGGTCATGTCGAAAACTTTACCGACCCCCTTGTCGACTGTAAAAACTGTAAACTCCGGTTTCGCGCGGATATGCTGGAAGAAGAAGCAATGAAGAATCACCGCTGTCCCGAGTGCGGTGGTGAACTTACCGATCCGCGCAACTTCAATCTTATGTTCAAAACCCATCTCGGACCGGTTGAGGATGCCGGTTCGATCGTCTTCCTCCGTCCCGAAACGGCACAGGGGATCTATGTCAATTATAAAAACGTGCTCCAGACAAGCAGACTGAAAATTCCTTTCGGGATCGCCCAGGTGGGCAAGGCGTTCAGGAACGAGATAACGACCAAGAATTTTATTTTCAGAACATGCGAGTTCGAACAGATGGAGATGCAGTATTTTGTCCATCCGAAAGAGGATGACAGGTGGTTCGAGTACTGGATGCAAAAACGTTTCGATTATTATCTTTCCATGGGTATCAGGAAAAGCAAGTTACGCTTTCACGAGCATGGCCCGGGCGAACTTGCCCATTATGCGAAAAAGGCGTTCGATATCGAATACGAGTTTCCATTTGGTTTCAAGGAGTTCGAGGGTATCCATAACAGAACAGATTACGACCTTGGCAGGCATATGGAGTATTCGGGAAAAGACCTTACTTTTCTGGATGACATCACCCGCGAACGGTATACTCCCTTTATCATTGAGACATCGGCGGGGCTGACACGGACGGTACTGGTCGTGCTGAGTGACGCGTACGACGAGGAAGAGGTCGAAGGTGAAACAAGAACCGTACTCAGGTTTCATCCGATTCTTGCGCCGGTCACCATCGGTGTATTTCCCCTTGTAAAAAAGGACGGTCTTGCGGAACTGGCCAAAGATATCGAAACATCGCTTCGGGACGATTTTACCACCTTTTACGACCAGGGGGGCGCCATCGGAAGACGCTACAGAAGGCAGGACGAAATAGGAACGCCGTATTGTATTACGATCGATTATCAGACAAAGGACGACAATACGGTCACGCTGCGTTTCAGGGATTCGATGGAACAGGTGCGGGTAAAGGTTCCCGAAATAGCGGCCAGAGTCAGGAATGAGATTAAAATATACAGGAGGGGTGAATAA
- a CDS encoding tyrosine--tRNA ligase translates to MAGAFDVLKERGFIRQCSDDTECMKLLNGGNVTFYAGFDPTGNSLHVGHLVPLFAMAHLQRTGHRPIALVGGGTARIGDPSGKTETRKMLSVDDIRANAESFKTQISRFIDFSGNKAIMVDNADWLSDLNYIDFLREIGRHFSVNRMLGFEAYKQRMETGLSFIEFNYQILQSYDFLVLFQKYGCVLQLGGDDQWGNIVSGIELIRRMTGKQAYALTSPLIMRSDGKKMGKTEKGALYLDPELVSPYEFYQYWVNIADADVRKFLLLYTFLPVSEIEKLAVLKDKEANEAKKVLAFELTSIVHGKEAAMKVKTSSEALFAREGDTGDADAVTMDLSKNGFAQEGNIVRLFVASGLCGSTSEARRLIQQGGAYVNGENVTDIEKDFGTADLKDGSLLLRAGKKRYCRIVVRE, encoded by the coding sequence ATGGCCGGAGCATTCGATGTATTGAAGGAACGGGGGTTCATCCGGCAATGCTCGGATGACACCGAATGCATGAAACTCCTGAACGGCGGAAATGTCACCTTTTATGCCGGATTCGATCCGACGGGCAACAGCCTTCATGTCGGACACCTTGTTCCGCTTTTTGCCATGGCCCATCTTCAGCGCACCGGCCATAGACCGATCGCCCTGGTCGGCGGCGGAACGGCAAGGATCGGAGACCCGTCCGGGAAAACAGAGACAAGAAAAATGCTGTCGGTCGACGACATTCGGGCAAACGCCGAATCCTTTAAAACCCAGATCTCGCGGTTTATCGATTTTTCGGGAAACAAAGCGATTATGGTCGATAATGCCGACTGGCTTTCGGACCTCAATTATATCGATTTTCTCAGGGAAATCGGCAGGCATTTTTCCGTCAACAGGATGCTTGGTTTCGAGGCATATAAACAGCGGATGGAAACGGGACTTTCATTTATCGAGTTCAATTACCAGATTCTCCAGTCCTATGATTTTCTTGTTCTCTTTCAAAAATACGGCTGCGTTCTCCAGCTTGGCGGGGACGACCAGTGGGGAAATATCGTATCGGGTATCGAGCTCATACGCAGGATGACGGGAAAACAGGCATACGCTTTGACTTCTCCGCTGATCATGCGTTCGGACGGGAAAAAAATGGGAAAGACCGAAAAAGGGGCACTTTACCTTGATCCCGAACTGGTGAGTCCTTATGAGTTTTATCAGTACTGGGTCAATATCGCGGATGCGGATGTAAGAAAATTCCTTCTGCTCTATACATTTCTCCCGGTTTCGGAAATCGAAAAACTTGCCGTACTGAAGGATAAAGAAGCGAACGAAGCGAAAAAGGTACTCGCGTTCGAACTCACTTCGATCGTTCACGGAAAAGAAGCAGCGATGAAAGTCAAAACTTCATCCGAAGCGCTTTTCGCCCGGGAGGGGGATACGGGCGATGCCGATGCGGTGACAATGGACCTCTCGAAAAACGGGTTTGCCCAGGAGGGCAATATCGTGCGGCTTTTCGTCGCATCCGGACTTTGCGGAAGTACTTCGGAGGCCAGGCGGCTGATTCAGCAGGGCGGGGCGTATGTGAACGGGGAAAACGTAACCGATATCGAAAAGGATTTTGGCACTGCAGACCTGAAAGACGGTTCGCTTCTCTTACGGGCGGGGAAAAAACGGTACTGCAGAATCGTCGTACGGGAATGA
- a CDS encoding CYTH domain-containing protein, whose amino-acid sequence MNTHTNEEIEIKCSLDALMYREILKLSPYRPVPVLQENHFFDTVKMYLLKKKWVLRLRIEPENAYLTTKGPEKLLDAVYKRIEYESGISRHKASALLAGFDLASIPETACRELVKRFGDRFVVPFLSFCNERIYIPWKSWRLEIDKTTINDSIFYELEAEAGNDDIDDLEAELREMFWKNGWQFRPSNMSKFKRALDIMGSEACGSV is encoded by the coding sequence ATGAATACACATACTAACGAAGAAATAGAAATTAAATGCTCTCTCGATGCCCTCATGTACAGGGAAATACTGAAGCTGTCGCCGTACAGACCTGTTCCGGTTCTCCAGGAAAACCATTTTTTCGATACCGTAAAAATGTACCTTCTTAAAAAGAAGTGGGTGCTTCGATTGCGTATCGAACCGGAAAACGCCTATCTCACGACCAAGGGGCCGGAAAAACTGCTTGATGCCGTTTATAAAAGGATAGAATATGAAAGCGGTATTTCCCGGCATAAGGCATCGGCACTCCTTGCGGGATTCGATCTTGCTTCGATTCCGGAAACCGCATGCCGGGAACTCGTCAAACGCTTTGGGGACCGCTTTGTGGTTCCGTTTCTTTCATTCTGCAACGAACGGATATATATTCCATGGAAGTCGTGGAGACTGGAAATTGATAAAACGACGATCAACGATTCGATTTTTTATGAACTCGAAGCCGAAGCCGGAAACGACGATATCGATGATCTCGAGGCGGAATTAAGGGAGATGTTCTGGAAAAACGGATGGCAGTTCAGACCCTCGAATATGAGCAAGTTCAAACGCGCCCTGGATATCATGGGTAGTGAGGCATGCGGCAGCGTGTAG
- a CDS encoding nucleoside-diphosphate kinase codes for MADAYEEKTDIEQTLVLIKPDGIKRSLTGNIIALLAHPDNIIVGAKLVKVSRELAIEHYINLKHKPFFDELINYFAGDGHTNRIFALVYEGKDIIQRVRERAGATNPEDAKPETIRGKYGRIHSKTGIYENVIHCSENKGEAEREIKLWFEPDEIVYVRFPVEFVEQIRRVLRWKD; via the coding sequence ATGGCAGATGCGTATGAAGAGAAAACGGATATCGAACAAACCCTCGTGCTTATCAAGCCCGATGGTATAAAACGGTCATTAACCGGAAATATTATTGCACTGCTGGCCCATCCGGATAACATCATCGTCGGGGCCAAACTGGTAAAAGTAAGCAGGGAACTGGCCATCGAACATTATATCAATTTGAAACATAAACCCTTTTTCGACGAACTGATCAATTATTTCGCCGGAGACGGGCATACGAACAGAATCTTTGCCCTTGTCTATGAAGGGAAAGACATTATACAACGGGTACGTGAACGTGCGGGTGCGACAAATCCCGAAGATGCTAAACCCGAGACAATCCGCGGCAAGTACGGAAGAATCCATTCAAAAACCGGCATATATGAGAATGTCATCCATTGTTCCGAAAACAAGGGAGAAGCGGAGCGTGAAATAAAGCTATGGTTCGAACCGGATGAAATCGTCTATGTCAGGTTTCCTGTCGAATTTGTCGAGCAGATCAGACGCGTCCTTCGATGGAAGGATTAA